A genomic region of Colletotrichum destructivum chromosome 1, complete sequence contains the following coding sequences:
- a CDS encoding Putative cullin protein, neddylation translates to MPSNSPPAVEGALPTRATGRTTGGTPAPANDTGSPPRRRPRVDSDVSRSGSVAPHQQQSSRPSPKRFKFGTEDPSSHSTMSTKMKGKLPEVIDLTQSNSYRPYTGAKKLVIKNLRPAARNEQLEQYYQRTEQELADALQDIFHGKKPRLPLERLYRAVEDICRRGKDNELQLYETLRRKCEEHLTRNVMRSIQSNGGNTDVDMLKSVLRHWRVWNSQIMMIRSTFSYLDRTFLLKNKSYPSINDMTISQFKRMAFPSRDDPDGQSPGGRALRGLYDLISYDRLGDERFEATLLKDSIMMLHVFNIYTKYFEPRFIGLSERYFEDFAEERSASSLKDYILACERLLKREDYRCNEYNLDSTTKKQLLDAAHGILVKNYADKLLNVDSLSKLLSDHEVESMKALYDLLRLSGIQKKLKEPWGAYIRKTGAIIVADKEQGDNMVQRLLELKRSLGLIVRDAYGGDSDFVNDLRNAFGDFMNDRSIAATWSSGTSKVGEMIAKYVDMLLRGGIKALPKAMLSDNKDRAAAEQSGQASTGDEDAELDRQLDQALELFRFIQGKDAFEAFYKKDLARRLLMGRSASQDAERNMLRKLREECGMNFTHNLEQMFKDVEVAKEEMEAYKQWSEGTGVDKAPVDLSVMILSAAAWPTYPDVKVHLPDDVAKQIERFDQYYKNKHTGRLLNWKQALAHCTVKAKFPKGTKELLVSAYQAIILVLFNEVGLEGFLAYEQIARSTNLQGEELGRTLQSLACGQVRVLTKHPKGKDVNPTDTFTINKAFAHPKIRVKINQIQLKETKEENKATHERIAQDRRFETQAAIVRIMKSRKEMSHGELVAEVINLTKNRGAVDAAQIKKEIENLIDKDYLEREGNIYTYLA, encoded by the exons ATGCCGTCGAATTCACCCCCCGCAGTCGAGGGAGCTTTGCCAACACGGGCGACGGGAAGGACGACAGGTGGAACACCAGCGCCAGCCAACGACACGGGCAGCCCTCCGCGACGAAGACCCCGCGTGGACTCCGACGTCTCACGGTCCGGCTCTGTCGCCCCGCACCAGCAACAATCGAGCAGACCGAGCCCGAAGCGGTTCAAGTTCGGCACAGAAGACCCTTCCTCCCACTCGACCATGTCGACCAAGATGAAGGGGAAGCTGCCCGAGGTCATTGATCTCACGCAGTCCAACTCGTACCGCCCCTACACGGGCGCCAAGAAGTTGGTCATTAAGAACCTGcgcccggcggcgcggaACGAGCAGCTGGAACAGTACTACCAGCGGACCGAGCAGGAGCTTGCCGACGCTCTGCAGGACATCTTCCACGGGAAAAAGCCGAGGTTGCCGTTGGAAAGGCTATATCGGGCTGTCGAGGATATCTGCCGGCGCGGCAAGGACAACGAACTACAGCTCTATGAGACGCTTCGACGGAAGTGCGAGGAGCACTTGACACGCAATGTCATGCGATCGATCCAATCCAATGGCGGAAACACAGACGTCGACATGCTTAAAAGTGTCCTCCGGCACTGGCGCGTTTGGAACAGTCAGATC ATGATGATTCGGTCTACCTTCAGCTACCTGGATCGTACCTTTCTCCTCAAGAACAAGAGTTATCCTTCCATCAACGATATGACCATTTCACAGTTCAAGAGGATGGCATTCCCATCCCGGGATGACCCAGACGGCCAGTCGCCCGGCGGCAGGGCATTGCGGGGCCTGTACGACCTGATATCCTACGACCGGCTTGGGGACGAGCGATTCGAGGCCACGTTGCTGAAAGACTCCATCATGATGCTCCACGTCTTCAATATCTACACCAAGTACTTCGAGCCCCGGTTCATTGGACTGTCAGAGCGCTACTTTGAAGACTTCGCAGAGGAGCGGAGCGCGTCATCCCTCAAGGATTACATCTTGGCGTGTGAAAGACTCCTGAAGAGAGAAGACTACCGCTGCAACGAATACAACCTCGACTCTACAACAAAAAAGCAGCTGCTCGATGCGGCACACGGGATATTGGTCAAGAATTATGCCGACAAGCTCCTGAACGTGGACAGTCTCTCCAAGCTCCTCTCCGATCATGAGGTGGAGTCGATGAAAGCGCTGTACGACTTGTTGCGCCTCTCTGGCATCCAGAAGAAACTCAAGGAGCCCTGGGGCGCATACATCCGTAAAACGGGCGCAATCAttgtcgccgacaaggaACAAGGCGATAATATGGTGCAGAGACTCCTCGAGCTCAAGAGATCGCTCGGCCTCATCGTGCGTGATGCGTACGGAGGCGATTCAGACTTCGTAAACGACCTCAGAAACGCTTTCGGCGACTTCATGAACGACCGCAGTATCGCGGCGACATGGAGCTCGGGGACATCCAAGGTTGGAGAGATGATTGCAAAGTACGTCGACATGCTGCTTCGGGGTGGCATCAAGGCTCTGCCGAAAGCCATGCTCTCTGACAACAAGGACCGAGCTGCGGCAGAGCAGAGTGGGCAGGCTAGCACTGgagacgaggatgccgagctcgaccGGCAACTCGACCAGGCTCTTGAGCTTTTCCGCTTCATCCAAGGCAAGGACGCATTTGAAGCGTTCTACAAGAAGGACCTGGCTCGTCGTCTGCTCATGGGCAGGAGTGCCAGTCAGGACGCCGAGCGAAACATGCTCCGAAAGCTCAGGGAGGAGTGCGGCATGAACTTTACCCACAACTTGGAGCAGATGTtcaaggacgtcgaggtggccaaggaggagatggaaGCGTACAAGCAGTGGTCGGAAGGCACCGGCGTTGACAAAGCCCCGGTCGACCTTTCGGTGATGATCCTGTCGGCTGCGGCTTGGCCAACGTACCCCGACGTCAAGGTCCACCTGCCGGACGATGTCGCAAAGCAGATCGAGCGCTTCGATCAATATTACAAAAACAAGCACACTGGCCGACTCCTCAACTGGAAGCAAGCTCTGGCGCACTGCACAGTCAAGGCGAAATTCCCCAAAGGTACGAAGGAGCTTCTCGTCAGCGCGTACCAGGCCATCATCCTTGTTCTGTTCAACGAGGTCGGTCTCGAGGGCTTCCTCGCCTACGAGCAGATCGCCCGCTCGACCAACCTACAAGGCGAAGAGCTGGGCCGGACGCTGCAGTCGCTCGCTTGCGGCCAGGTCCGCGTGCTCACGAAGCACCCCAAGGGCAAGGATGTCAACCCGACGGACACGTTCACGATCAACAAAGCGTTTGCGCATCCCAAGATCCGGGTCAAGATCAATCAGATTCAGCTCAAGGAGACTAAGGAGGAGAACAAGGCGACACATGAGCGCATTGCGCAGGACAGGCGGTTCGAGACGCAGGCGGCCATTGTGCGCATCATGAAGAGCAGGAAGGAGATGAGCCACGGCGAGCTGGTGGCCGAAGTGATCAACCTGACCAAGAACCGCGGGGCGGTTGACGCCGCGCAGATAAAGAAGGAGATTGAGAA CTTGATCGACAAGGATTACCTCGAGCGCGAGGGCAACATCTACACGTACCTGGCATAG
- a CDS encoding Putative large ribosomal subunit protein mL43 — translation MTIQALKTVSTGRNGLGAFILQCRKMDFHYCDWAGSSKGMNGFIKSQLPKFAAANPQIEFTVSPRPSKHPIIVGHYINGREKAICVRNMEPLEILKKAELLRDASGEKLKRVTKPVASINPSVRGIWSPYHGKGMTV, via the exons ATGACGATCCAGGCATTGAAGACGGTGTCTACCGGCCGT aacggcctcggcgccttcatcCTGCAATGCAGGAAGATGGACTTCCACTACTGCGACTGGGCCGGCAGCTCCAAGGGAATGAA CGGCTTCATCAAGTCCCAGCTTCCCAAGTTCGCTGCCGCCAACCCCCAGATCGAATTCACCGTCTCCCCTCGTCCCTCGAAACACCCCATTATCGTCGGCCACTACATCAACGGccgcgagaaggccatcTGCGTGCGGAACATGGAACCcctcgagatcctcaagAAGGCGGAGCTGTTGCGCGACGCAAGcggcgagaagctcaagaggGTGACCAAGCCGGTGGCGAGCATCAACCCAAGTGTCAGAGGTATCTGGAGTCCTTACCACGGAAAGGGCATGACTGTATAA
- a CDS encoding Putative large ribosomal subunit protein uL10, whose translation MPKSKRNRVVNLTQVNKKTREQKDKLFANIRESVPEYQHCFVFGVNNMRNNYLKEVRHELNDCRLFFGKTKLMAKALGQDPSSAVADGIDRLTPFLAGTVGLLFTNRDPAAILSYFDGVSPVDFARAGTVATRGFSIPSGVVYATGGEVPAEHDVPLEHSIEPELRRLGMPTRMIKGRVCLGDAEGGGDDYVVCREGDVLDSRQTRLLKLFGICLSEFKVKVLGYWSASTGKVTEVNPNAMDGVEDESD comes from the exons ATGCCCAAGTCGAAGCGCAACAGAGTGGTCAACCTGACCCAGGTGAACAAGAAGACGCGCGAGCAGAAGGACAAGCTCTTCGCCAACATCCGCGAGTCGGTCCCGGAGTACCAGCACtgcttcgtcttcggcgtcaACAACATGCGCAACAACTACCTCAAGGAGGTCCGCCACGAGCTCAACGACTGCAG ACTCTTCTTTGGCAAGACAAAACTCATGGCCAAGGCCCTTGGCCAGGacccctcctcggccgtcgccgacggcatcgacCGCCTGacccccttcctcgccggtaccgtcggcctcctcttcACCAACCGCGACCCGGCTGCCATCCTCTCCTACTTTGACGGCGTCAGCCCCGTCGACTTTGCGCGCGCCGGCACCGTTGCGACCCGCGGCTTCTCCATCCCCTCGGGCGTCGTCTacgccaccggcggcgaggtcccCGCCGAGCACGACGTGCCCCTCGAGCACAGCATCGAGCCCGAgctgcgccgcctcggcaTGCCCACGCGCATGATCAAGGGCCGCGTctgcctcggcgacgccgaaggcggcggcgacgactaCGTTGTCTgccgcgagggcgacgtcctcgatAGCAGGCAGACGAGGCTGCTGAAGCTGTTTGGCATCTGCTTGAGCGAGTTCAAGGTCAAGGTCCTGGG ATACTGGAGCGCCTCCACAGGAAAAGTGACGGAGGTCAACCCCAACGCcatggacggcgtcgaggacgagagcgaCTGA
- a CDS encoding Putative U1 small nuclear ribonucleoprotein of 70kDa: MTDKLPPNLLALFAPRPPLRWVAPPDHAPESRRTLPVSGVAEFLPALQHYKETDDYKPTESWLQMRDRKKLEKQAAVESLKTEGPKNFKPHEDPNIRGDAFKTLIVARLSYEANEQDLEREFGRFGPIERIRIITDTHAHEKPRKKKKPHRGYAFVVFEREKDMRAALDACDGIRIKDRRIKVDVERGRTVKGWVPRRFGGGLGGRGYTKALPARPMGGGPGGNFGGGGGFRGGFRGGFEGGRGGRGGFRGGGFGGRGGFRGGGDFAPRGGDRGPNGYGAPRDAPSGPGRGFGGDRGDRGDRSFSGGGYDRGGGRSFDDRSGGGGDRGDRGGGYRDGGRFGDRGDRDRDGGRRTGSNMEPIRPRGEGGYRGDRGDREDRDRGGRDRDRDYDRPRDDDSRKRGYEGGGYEDPRKLRRY; the protein is encoded by the exons ATGACGGATAAGCTCCCTCCCAACCTGCTGGCGCTTTTCGCGCCGCGCCCTCCTCTTCGATGGGTTGCGCCTCCCGACCATGCGCCCGAGTCTCGACGAACCTTGCCGGTCTCGGGCGTCGCCGAGTTTCTCCCCGCGCTCCAGCATTACAAGGAAACGGATGATTACAAGCCGACGGAGTCCTGGTTGCAGATGCGCGACCGCAAGAAGCTTGAGAAGCAGGCTGCCGTCGAGAGCCTCAAGACAGAGGGGCCAAAGAACT TTAAACCGCACGAAGACCCGAACATCCGTGGCGACGCCTTCAAGACGCTGATCGTTGCGCGACTCTCGTACGAGGCCAACGAGCAGGACCTCGAGAGGGAGTTTGGTCGTTTCGGCCCCATTGAGCGT ATTCGCATCATCACTGACACTCATGCACATGAGAAGcccagaaagaagaagaagccccaCCGTGGCTATGCCTTCGTTGTATTTGAACGGGAGAAAGACATGAGAG CTGCTCTAGATGCCTGCGATGGCATTCGAATCAAGGACCGACGTATCAAGGTAGACGTCGAGCGAGGCCGTACCGTCAAGGGCTGGGTCCCCCGCAGATTTGGCGGTGGTCTTGGCGGAAGAGGTTACACCAAGGCTCTTCCAGCCAGGCCTATGGGCGGCGGACCTGGTGGCAactttggcggcggtggcggcttCCGAGGAGGTTTCCGTGGCGGCTTCGAGGGAGGACGTGGTGGCCGCGGAGGCTtcagaggaggaggcttcGGTGGCCGTGGAGGTTtccgtggcggcggcgactttGCCCCCCGTGGCGGCGATCGCGGCCCGAACGGATATGGTGCACCCAGAGATGCGCCATCAGGGCCTGGTCGTGGATTCGGTGGCGACCGTGGTGACCGAGGCGACCGCAGCTTTTCCGGCGGTGGGTATGAccgtggtggtggccgcTCATTTGACGACAGAtctggcggcggtggcgaccGCGGCGACCGCGGTGGCGGTTACCGTGATGGAGGTCGCTTCGGCGACCGTGGTGATCGGGACCGCGACGGTGGCCGGAGAACTGGAAGCAACATGGAGCCGATCAGACCCAGAGGCGAAGGTGGGTATCGCGGTGACCGAGGCGACAGAGAAGACCGGGatcgcggcggccgcgacagagacagagactACGACCGACctcgcgacgacgacagcaggAAACGTGGCTACGAAGGCGGCGGCTACGAGGACCCCAGGAAGTTGCGCCGTTATTGA
- a CDS encoding Putative triosephosphate isomerase, aldolase-type TIM barrel, triosephosphate isomerase, active — MARKFFVGGNFKMNGSISSIKEIVQNLNNANLDPNTEVVVSPPAIYLQLVRDLLRKDVEVAAQNVFDKPNGAFTGEISVAQLKDSNINWAILGHSERRTILRESDEVVASKTKYATENGVGAIWCCGESLEEREAGTTVEVVSKQLAALKAAISDWSKVVIAYEPIWAIGTGKVATNSQAQEVHAAIRAWLKKEVSEKVADETRILYGGSVNEKNCKDLAKEQDIDGFLVGGASLKPGFVDIVNAKQ; from the exons ATGGCTCGCAAgttcttcgtcggcggcaactTCAAGAT GAACGGGTCTATCTCGTCCATCAAGGAGATTGTCCAGAACCTGAACAACGCCAACCTCGACCCTAACACTG AGGTTGTCGTCTCTCCTCCCGCCATCTACCTCCAGCTCGTCCGTGACCTCCTCCGgaaggacgtcgaggttgcCGCCCAGAACGTCTTCGACAAGCCCAACGGTGCCTTCACCGGCGAGATCAGCGTCGCCCAGCTGAAGGATAGCAACATCAACTGGGCCATCCTCGGCCACTCGGAGCGCCGCACCATCCTGCGTGAGTCTGACGAGGTCGTTGCCTCCAAGACCAAGTACGCCACCGagaacggcgtcggcgccatctGGTGCTGCGGCGAGAGCCTCGAGGAGCGTGAGGCCGGCACCACCGTCGAGGTTGTCAGCAAGCAGCTGGCTgccctcaaggccgccatctccGACTGGTCCAAGGTCGTCATCGCCTACGAGCCCATCTGGGCCATCGGCACTGGCAAGGTCGCCACCAACTCCCAGGCCCAGGAGgtccacgccgccatccgtGCCTGgctcaagaaggaggtcAGCGAGAAGGTTGCCGATGAGACCCGCATCCTGTACGGCGGCAGTGTCAACGAGAAGAACTGCAAGGACCTTGCCAAGGAGCAGGACATTGACGGCTTCCTGGTCGGCGGTGCCTCCCTGAAGCCTGGCT TCGTCGACATTGTCAACGCCAAGCAGTAA